One stretch of Aquimarina sp. Aq107 DNA includes these proteins:
- a CDS encoding efflux transporter outer membrane subunit translates to MKNLLIIIIACHLLVSCGIQKRNFEAPKMKLELEEDYLVDNENTSFQNTQPIITWWEEFKDPVLDSLISKARTNNLDITTAVANFYASRAGLKSTKFDRFPTVDANGSFIRQRLGENVFVSGTNPTFNQYNGSFDAFWELDIFGRVTNRIQGAKGQEQASLADMQSIYLSIFAEVARNYIELRGAQNQLKIAEKNLASQQETFILTTRLTDAGTSNSLDVSRAKAQLESTRATIPPINASITATINRLSVLVGKTPGALRDLLENQQPIPSLPESVLIGNAMDLIQRRPDVFKAESLLAQQIAQYNISVAELYPKITFGGAIGYSAIDLSNFGKKTLFYVEFGSNN, encoded by the coding sequence ATGAAGAATTTACTAATCATAATAATTGCTTGTCATCTTTTAGTTTCCTGTGGAATTCAAAAGAGAAATTTTGAAGCACCAAAGATGAAACTGGAATTAGAAGAAGACTATCTGGTAGATAATGAAAATACTTCATTTCAAAATACCCAACCTATCATTACCTGGTGGGAGGAGTTTAAAGACCCCGTATTGGATAGCCTAATTTCAAAGGCACGTACAAACAATCTAGATATCACTACTGCCGTAGCCAATTTCTATGCTTCCAGAGCGGGTTTAAAAAGCACTAAATTCGACCGATTTCCCACTGTAGATGCAAATGGGAGTTTTATAAGACAAAGGCTTGGAGAAAATGTTTTTGTATCAGGCACGAATCCTACATTCAACCAATACAACGGTAGTTTTGATGCCTTTTGGGAACTGGATATCTTCGGAAGAGTAACTAATCGTATTCAAGGAGCTAAGGGACAGGAACAAGCTTCCCTTGCTGATATGCAATCTATATACCTTTCGATTTTTGCCGAAGTGGCCCGTAATTATATAGAGTTACGAGGAGCACAAAATCAATTAAAGATAGCCGAAAAGAACCTCGCAAGTCAGCAAGAAACCTTTATACTCACAACACGATTAACAGATGCTGGAACCAGTAATAGTTTAGACGTATCTCGAGCCAAGGCTCAATTAGAATCGACTAGAGCGACCATTCCACCGATAAATGCTTCAATAACTGCCACAATTAACAGACTTAGTGTTCTAGTGGGGAAAACTCCCGGAGCACTTAGAGACCTACTTGAAAATCAGCAACCTATTCCATCGTTGCCTGAATCCGTTCTTATAGGAAATGCAATGGACCTTATACAGAGGCGTCCAGATGTTTTTAAAGCAGAAAGTCTACTAGCACAACAAATAGCGCAGTACAATATCAGTGTAGCAGAGCTATATCCAAAAATTACTTTTGGAGGAGCAATTGGGTATTCTGCTATCGACCTAAGCAATTTTGGAAAAAAAACCCTCTTTTACGTGGAGTTTGGCTCCAACAATTAG
- a CDS encoding TolC family protein: MAPTISWAAFNLGRVKNNINRQDALTLGLINQYEQTVLLALEEIKTALSNYTLELERQAMLLEAALASEQAAKFAKQRFEAGLDDFLDYLNAERILLLAENELAISQTLSATNLIAVYKALGGGWEIISPDEIDKKYEGLKPNQKIKVDN; this comes from the coding sequence TTGGCTCCAACAATTAGTTGGGCTGCATTTAACCTAGGGCGCGTCAAAAATAATATTAATAGACAAGATGCGCTTACATTAGGCCTGATAAACCAATATGAACAAACGGTTCTATTGGCACTTGAAGAAATAAAAACTGCTCTAAGTAACTATACACTGGAATTGGAACGTCAGGCTATGTTACTAGAAGCAGCTTTAGCCAGTGAGCAAGCTGCAAAATTTGCTAAACAACGTTTTGAGGCAGGCCTTGACGACTTTTTAGATTATTTAAATGCCGAACGCATACTGTTATTGGCTGAAAATGAACTAGCCATTAGTCAGACCTTATCGGCTACCAATTTGATAGCGGTCTATAAGGCGCTTGGCGGGGGTTGGGAAATTATAAGTCCTGATGAAATTGACAAAAAATATGAAGGTTTGAAGCCTAATCAGAAGATTAAGGTTGATAATTAG